TAACAGCGATCAAGGCTGCATTGCCGTTAATGGCAATATCCCCAGAGGTTTCCGGTACAATGCCAGCAATAATGTTAGACAGCGTCGACTTGCCGGAACCATTAATGCCGACAAAACCGACAATGTCCCCACTTTCAGCTGAAAAAGCCACATCCTCAAGCGCATAAAAGTCCCGCCCGTACGACTTCGGAGTCATTAGGTCAAAGAACCGCGCCTTCATGCTTGGGTATAATGTATATTTTTTATAAACATGTTTCATGTCTATGATCTTATCCATGATCATCACTTGCCTTTACAAGTAATCTATAAAATGCCGGCGGAACTTAACATGAAGCGCCGCGCCTATCAGATACAGCACAAGCACCACACCCCAGAAATACAACGTATAGCCCCATTCTTCAGTTATAAACCAGCCGGAACCGAACAGCGCATATCGATAACCTTCAATTAAATAATACAGCGGATTCAGTTTCATAATATCCATCAAGAGCGGCCATTTCGACAAAATCGTAATCGGCCACAGTACCCCGGATAAATACATCAACATCCTTAGTGTTGAATTAATGAACATATGCACGTCCCGGATCATCGTCGACAAGGTTGAGGTAATCAAGGAAATAGCATAAATCAGACAAACCGTAGCCACGGTGACATACAACAGCTGGATATAATAAACATTTACGAAAAATCCAAACCCCTGCAGCACGATAACCGTAATCGCCAACAGGAAAAGATGCACGTAAAACTTTGAAAAAATGACATACCCCGGGATCACACTCATCGGAAAATTCATTTTTGATAACAACCGGAGCCTGCTGTAGATCGACTTCGACCCTTGAATTGTCGCTTGATAAAAAAAGATCCAGACGATAAATCCGACAAGGAGCCAGGCGAAGAATTTAACTTCTACATCACCAACCATCACCGGATCGCGCCCTCTCAACGTGCCAAACACGAACCAATAAATTGCGATCTGAATTGCCGGATTGAGCAGCTCCCAGACCATGCCAAGGTAATTATTCTTATTCGTGCTTTTCAGTTCATACAGGGACAAACGCCTGACGAGATAAAAATACTGTATTTGTTCCTGTAACACCTTACGCGCAGATTGCAGCATCCTATTTCCCTCTCTTCACCAAGCCCCTGTTCACGAGCGGAAGACCGCGTTAACCACACGTTCTGTCGCATGTCCGTCTTCAAGATAACAGAAACGCTCCCTGAACGCATCTGTCGTCTCGCTTGGCTGATACCCATTTTGATCAATCTCTTCTATCACTTCGAGCAATTCATCTGTTGTTTTCACAAGCGGACCGGGGGCTTTTCGTTCAAAATCAAAATAAAAACCACGCAAATTATCCCGGTAGTCCTCTATATCATACACGAAAAAGATCATTGGACGGTTCAAATTGGCATAATCAAAGAAAACCGACGAATAATCCGTGATCAGCATATCGGCAATCATGTACAATTCGCGGATATCCTCATGGGCCGACAAGTCATATACAAACGATTCAAAGCCGCTCAAGTCCAGGTTCTCCGCCACAAGATAATGCAACCTGAGTACAATCACATAGTCATCCCCAAGCTTCTCTCGCATTTGTTCCAGGTCAAGTTCAAGGTTAAACTTGTACCGCCCTTTCCGGTAAAACATATTATCCCGCCAGGTCGGCGCATATAAGATCACCTTTTTATCATGCGGCAGACCGCAGCGCGCTTTGATGTCTTCAAGATCCGTCTGGTCCCCATTCAGCAAAAAGTCATTGCGCGGATAACCCGACTCGATCATCTCACCTTTGAATCTGAACGCCCTCCGGAAAATCGAGGACGAATACGCATTTGGCGAAACAAGATAATCCCATTTTGCTGCTTCTCTTGTAAAATTCTCTTTATATTTTTCCGTATTTGTACCTGGCATATGCACCTCATCCATGTCAGCCGCCAGCCGTTTGAGCGGTGTGCCATGCCACGTCTGCACATATGTCGTGTGTTTCGGTTTTGGAATCCAGAGCGGCAGCCGCGCATTAGACACCCAGTATGCCGCACGCGCCATCAGGAAGAGCCACTTCACAGAAAAACGGCGGACATATGGGAGCTCTTTTGCCGCAAACAAATCCAAGTGCCGGCGATCTGCACTCCAATACAGCTGGTGATCAGGCATATGGGTTTGCATATATTCATAAATCGCCCGCGGACTGTCACTGTATTGCTTCCCATGAAAACTTTCGAATACGACTGTTTTTTTCCGAACTGGAAGCTTCCCGAGCACGCGAAACGCCTTTTCGTAAAGCCGCAACAGCTGTTTGCTGCGCCGGACGCGTACCCATGTCCCCTTAATATTGGATGCCATTTCCTTGCGCCAATGATAATCCGCTATCTTCAAAGATAGGTGTTTGGAATCCCGTGTCGGTGTAACCGTTATTTTGAACGCCTTACCATTTCGGCGTAGTTTTTCCTGCACCGGTTGTGTCACAACGCGATGATCCAGTCGGACGCGCGTACTTCGAATTGTTGCGGTCTCCCCCATATGGGTATAGCTCATATCCACATACAATTTTAGAAACACCGGTTTTTCAAGTGTCAGAAAATCATTGAGCGGAAGTGTTGCTCTGATGCCACTATTCAAAAGGCACTCATTACCCGAAAACGCCCCACTCAGATCAGGGCGTTCGATTTTTTCCAATGGGAATGTCATTTCCCGGTCGTCACGATTGTTCGTAACCACAAGCTGGATCCCCTCCAGCTGATGATCGTCCGCCTGGTAGAGTGGTGGGAAATTGATATGACCAGATACATTAATCTGTGCACCTTCAAGCGTTACGTGATCAATTCTGGCATCCAGCTGATAGTGGGTCAGTCGGAATGACACATTGCCTTTCCGCGTTGTAAACGGCTGAAACACCATTTCTTCATCCGGAAGCGTTATTGCCAAAAAGCCAATGTCGCTGTAATCACTTCTGATCCGGCTCTTATGGTGATCATCTTCCCTTGTCCGGTTCAAGTACACATCCCAGCTGCTTTCCCCATGTTCAAAAACTGTGCCGGCATGCTGATGGTAATCAAAAGCCAATTCAAATCGAATATATGGGTCATCTATCGTTTCATCTGTAATATCAAGCGCGATGACTTGATTCGTTAACCTGTTCTCAAGCGTAAATGCAAAGCTGTCAAGATCTTCAAGCTGATCAGCTTTAATCAGGATCTGCATTTTATATGTATTTCCGTGCAGATCCATTCCTGTCATCTGTCTATTTCGTTTTGTAACCATGAAAAGCCTTTACTCCTCTCACTGCAACTATCCCTATTATATAGCGGGGGTTCTGAATGAAAAGACGGTACTTATTAAGTCCAATAATCCGGATCTGTCATCCGCATCTCTTCTACGGCATCATCTATATCAGCTGGTGTTATGGTTTGAATCGGGTAATTTTCCGTATTCTGGGCTACCTCGAGAAAGAATCGTGTGCTTCCGGGAAAATCTTCATCCAGCAAAATGAGCGCTCCGTCACTTTTATCCGCGAGCCATACATCCCGCGCCCGAAATTGATACGGTGCTACGTAAGCCCCTTTGTACAATGGCTTGTAAAAGTCAGCCTGGTCCGTAATCATCTGCAGTTTTTCCTGCAAAGGCTCCGGCCACCGCTCAGCAAACGTCTCAAATGGCGGAATCACTCCGAGTTGCACCTCATACTGTTCTTTCAGTTCAAGCACCACCTCTGCTGTCCAAAGCTCAACCCCCATCTGGCCAGATACCAGCACCCATTCCAGCCCGTTCTCTATTAAAGAGACCAGCCGTTTCTGCAGGGCCTGTTTAACAAATGAGATCCGCGGATCATCTTCTTTAAAAATATTCATTTCCATCGGTTTATAGCCTGTAACAGCCAAGATGTTCATCCCATCACCCAATTAACGTTATTTTTACACATCCTCTATCATACCATGAACATAAACACTCTTGAACGTTTTTTATGAAGCGAACAGAACAGATTCCTTTTACACGTTGAACTACAACAACACGGAGAAAATATTTAGTGACTGCTTCTGGCAACCGCTCGGGGAAAACACTCCGCGTTCCGTGGGCGCTGCTGAGCCTCCTCGCGCTACCGCGCTCCGGGGTCTCACCGAGGCTTATCCTCCCACTGGAGTCTCCGTGTTTTCCCCGAGCTTGGTATGAGAGGTTATGCTCTCACTCTTATGTGAGCAGAACCGTCCAAGCCACTGAAAAACATAAAGTGATTGGAGCGGAGGGAAGTCGACTCCTGCGGGAACAGCACGAGTCCGAAGACCCCACAGCGGTGGTCTTTCCGCGAGGAGGCTGAGGCCGTGCCCGCGGAAAGCGACTTCCCGCAGCGCAAATCACGATGCTCTCATCTTGACTATGAGCTAAGCTCTTACTGGTTCGCATTTTTGTATCTACTATTTATCAAAGGATCAACTGTCAAATCAACAATTCTTTTAGAAAAACAGCTTTTGCCAGTCATGAAATTGAAAAATCTTTGTTAAGTTTTTGTTAATCTGTGGTATTATAATAATGATAAGCTTTATAGAGTAAAAGATTTTTTTATGAAGGAGAATCTGTAATGAAAAAAGTCATCACGTATGGCACATTTGATTTGCTTCATACTGGACATATAAATATCCTGCGCCGGGCAAAAGCAATGGGTGACTATCTCATCGTGGCCCTGTCCACTGACGAATTCAATGCCCTTAAAAATAAAAAAGCCTACCATTCCTATGAAAATAGAAAAATAATTCTCGAATCCATTCGTTATGTGGATGAAGTCATCCCTGAAGAAACATGGGGTCAGAAAGCACAAGACGTGCAAAAGCATGACATCGATCTGTTCGTGATGGGAGACGATTGGAAAGGTGAGTTTGATTTTCTGTCAGCACACTGTGATGTGGTCTACTTGCCAAGAACGATCGGCATTTCAACGACCAAAATCAAAAAGGACCTTAACAAGGTGAACAATGGTTAGAGAAGCGGCCATCACGGCCTACTTGTTCTTCTTCCGGATTGTGTTCAGCATGCTAAAATTATTTCCGCAGCAGAACAAGACAGTCTGTGTGGCGTCATTTGGTGATAACATTTATTATACAGCCTCTGCTATAAGGGATGTTTCAGATGAAAGAGTGGTTATTCTGAAAGACAGCCAATGCCGGTATGCATTTGATGCTTCAGTTGCTGACATTGTACCATTCGACATCAAGCATCCCTTTGCCTATTTCCTATCAATCTATCACTTGGCCACTGCTAAAACCGTCATTGTGGACAACTATTTCGGTTTTTTGGCTGTAACCAACTTCAAACCTGGAACCGTTTGTGTCCAACTCTGGCATGCAGTCGGCGCCCTGAAGCGGTTCGCCTTGATGGACCCGTCCATTTCAAATCGTTCAAAACGCGCAAAACAAAGGTTCCAGAATGTATATAGTCGATTTGACTATGTAACTGCAGGATCTGAGAGAATGGCACAGATCTTTCAAAAAAGTTTTTCTCTGGGAGATGACGCCATCATCCGTACCGGCGTACCGCGCACAGACGTTTTTTTTGATAGCAATGAACAAAAAAACATTATAAAAGTATTGCGCAAAATGTACCCTGTCATAGAAACAAAGAAAGTCATTTTATATGCCCCTACGTTTCGTGATGATGAACTGGATAACTATAAAATACAGCTGAATATTAAGCAAATGTATGAAAAACTTGGTGACGCGTACGTTTTATTTGTTAAAAACCACCCTGCTGTCACTTACCATCTGAGCCAGGAACTTGATTCATTTGTTTACGACGTATCAGACTACTATGACGCAAACCATATCTTGCTTATTACAGACATTCTGATAACAGACTATTCATCGATCCCGTGTGAATTTGCCCTTCTGGAACGTCCCATGATTTTCTATGCGTACGATCTTCAGGAATATAAAAACACACGCGGTCTGTTGTATCAATATCAGATTGATATGCCTGGTCCAATCGCTTACACGACCGAAGACATTATTCGCATCGTCCAAGAAAGCAAATTTGACAAAAACGAGATCAAACGATTTGCCGAAGCGTGGAACCGGTACTCTAACGGACAATCCAGCTTTAACGTTGCCCGTTTCCTGAATCAGACCGACCTGGATCAGCAAATGGTGAAATAACGATCGACAAATCTTTACAGAAATTGTGCAACCTTTACGGCGTCTGAAACGTCTAAAGGATTCACACTTATTTTTCATTGAAATGTAATATAGGTGTGATGTACGGTTTCTCATAATTACTGTACAATACGGAATAGCTCATAAAATCAGCATGACCGTACAACCTATAATTAAGACTGCATGACAGCGCGTGTCGCTTTCAGAAGGGGAATCACTATGACAAAACACCAAAACGTCCGTTCGGCAAGGCGCAACAAATTACGCCGCAGAAGAAGACGATTATGGCTTATTTTAATGCCATTTTTACTGGCTTTTATTGGAGTCGGTGTATACGCTGGTTCATTATGGTTGAAAGCTGATTCCGTATTTTCTGATGCCGTTAAAGACATTGACAGAGAGAAGTCAGATTTACGGGATGAGGCCGTAGACCCCGGCAAACACAACGTATCTATCCTAATCATGGGTATCGATATCAGCGAAAAGCGTAAAAACGACGGGGACCCAAGATCTGATTCGATGATGCTCGCCACACTGAATAAAGAAGAAAAAAGCGTCAAACTGCTCAGTATGCCGCGAGATTCTTATGTATATATCCCGTACAAAGATATCAAAACGCGGATCAACCATGCTCATGCATATGGAGGTCCTAAAGCTGCAATGGAAACTGTTGAACACCTGCTTGACGTGCCTGTGGATTATTTTGTCACACTTAACTTCGAAGCATTTATTCAAGTGGTTGAAGACGTTGGCGGGGTAACGATTGACGTGCCTTATGAAATTTGGGAACAGGACTCCAAAGACCGGAAAAACGCTATTCATCTCATGCCTGGCGAACAGAAACTCAACGGAGAAGAAGCACTGGCATTCGCGCGCACTCGTAAATACGACAACGATATCGAACGGGGCAAACGCCAGCAGGAAGTGATCAAGGCTGTTATGAAACAATCCTTGTCTCTTGGCTCCGTCTTTAAAATTGACGACATGATCGAAAGTGTTGGTGAAAATATGGAGACCAATATGGAGTTCAGTGAAATGAATAAATTGCTATCTTACGGTCTGAAAGGTGGCGGTCCAGACCTTGAAACCTTCACTCTCCATGGTCATGACAGCACAGGCCCTGGCGGCATGTATCTGTATCAGTTGGACGAAGAAGCGCTGGGTGTGGTTGAACAGGAATTAAAGAGCCATTTAGAAGTAGAATAAGATCATTTGGAAACCCAGACACCTTTCGATGGTGTCTGGGTTTTTTGCTACATATATGGAAAGACTATAACAAACCCGAGACACATGGAGAAATTGGTTTATCCGGTTTCAATCCCTTCTCAGTCGAAACCAGAGGGAAGTTTATATGGTGTTGACTTCCTTCTGGACTTTATTAATTATTGTCCTTGATATCAGCACAAAGAAATCAGTTTGGTTCATTATGAGCATGTTACTAGCTTTTATTAAAGGTACATCTGAGTATTTTCCTGGAGCTACCATCACATTTGATAAATAAATTTTCACATCATCCAAGAAGCAAACAGGGCCATCGATGATGTTCGGAGGACAGAACGCATGGTACGTATGGTTGAAAATTGAAAAACCCTTACAAAAACAAAAACGATGCTAGACAAGCTGAAAGATAACTGGATACATCTAAGGATTACCACATGGCACTATGCCTTAAAAAATATATATCAATCCCCCTCCCAAACCGCTCCAATGGTGTTGGAAGATTAGATCCAGTGGGGATTACCTTATGCACCCAATGTGAAGGAATTCTCAATATATTGGTGTCATGCAGTGGTTTTAATCTCAACTTAATAATGGAACTCTAGAAGGTATTGACAGTCTATTTCAAGCAGCTAAGCGTACAGGCAAAGGTTATCGCTCTTATAAAAATATAGTCGCTATGGTACATTTACTTGCTGGTAAATCCAATTTCTTATCTGACTAAAAAAATCAGTTTAGAGCCATGTATCACTCGCAACCGAACACATTCTCTTCTCGATTTATATAATGACACAAGCTAACAGGGTTTTATACATCAAAACATCAGATGGTGAATGTGGAACAAACAATTGCATCCTTTTCTTTGTCCGGTTTTCATAGATTTCACTAGAAACTATGATACTAAAATTTGTGATTATAAGTTAATCACAAGTGACGCATCTTTTAAAATTACCCAAACAACAATAAAAAAGGAACCCATCACCATTTGAGACGAGCTCCTTTTTATACGTTTTATTGTAACATTTTTTTTAATTCACTAAATACACCTTTACTTATGGCGTTCTGGCCACCAAAGATACTTAGACGCTTCACATGTTGTTCTTGAATGTACGTTGCCACTTCTTCAGGAACTTGTTCATGTACAAGCAAGACAGTGCTATTGTCTTTTGCCGCCAGCACGGCACCGGTTAAGGCATCTGCATATTCCCTGCCGGTTGCTACATACATATGCGCATTGTCCACGCCGAAGTGTTCGTTAACGGCAATGTTTGTTTCATAACGGTTCTGCCCTGCAAGGCGGAGAGGGGCAGGCAACTCATTGAGTAATTCATCTTCAATGACCTGTGTGCCTCCAACAACGATGCTCTTCGTTGCGTCCAGATCTGTAATGGTATCAACAGTGGACTCAGCCATCCACTCCGATTTCGCAAGCAAGATTGGCATACCAGACTCTGCGGCATGTGATGCGACAGTTAATGCATCTGGGTAATCCATGCCATTCACTATCGCTACTTTCTTTGCTCCATCGGGCGCCATTCTTCTGGCGATTTTCTCCGCTGTCTTGAAGCGGTCTTTCCCCGCTATACGCTCCACATCGAGACCATTGTCTTCCAGCTCGCTTACAACATTATCACTGACGGCGTTCGATCCACCCAGGATAATTGCCTTAGATGTCCCAAGGCGATCAATTTCTTCCATAGCGGCGCCCCATAGTTCATCAGTTGGTGTTAATAAAATG
This sequence is a window from Lentibacillus sp. JNUCC-1. Protein-coding genes within it:
- a CDS encoding ABC transporter permease, coding for MLQSARKVLQEQIQYFYLVRRLSLYELKSTNKNNYLGMVWELLNPAIQIAIYWFVFGTLRGRDPVMVGDVEVKFFAWLLVGFIVWIFFYQATIQGSKSIYSRLRLLSKMNFPMSVIPGYVIFSKFYVHLFLLAITVIVLQGFGFFVNVYYIQLLYVTVATVCLIYAISLITSTLSTMIRDVHMFINSTLRMLMYLSGVLWPITILSKWPLLMDIMKLNPLYYLIEGYRYALFGSGWFITEEWGYTLYFWGVVLVLYLIGAALHVKFRRHFIDYL
- a CDS encoding CDP-glycerol glycerophosphotransferase family protein, with product MVTKRNRQMTGMDLHGNTYKMQILIKADQLEDLDSFAFTLENRLTNQVIALDITDETIDDPYIRFELAFDYHQHAGTVFEHGESSWDVYLNRTREDDHHKSRIRSDYSDIGFLAITLPDEEMVFQPFTTRKGNVSFRLTHYQLDARIDHVTLEGAQINVSGHINFPPLYQADDHQLEGIQLVVTNNRDDREMTFPLEKIERPDLSGAFSGNECLLNSGIRATLPLNDFLTLEKPVFLKLYVDMSYTHMGETATIRSTRVRLDHRVVTQPVQEKLRRNGKAFKITVTPTRDSKHLSLKIADYHWRKEMASNIKGTWVRVRRSKQLLRLYEKAFRVLGKLPVRKKTVVFESFHGKQYSDSPRAIYEYMQTHMPDHQLYWSADRRHLDLFAAKELPYVRRFSVKWLFLMARAAYWVSNARLPLWIPKPKHTTYVQTWHGTPLKRLAADMDEVHMPGTNTEKYKENFTREAAKWDYLVSPNAYSSSIFRRAFRFKGEMIESGYPRNDFLLNGDQTDLEDIKARCGLPHDKKVILYAPTWRDNMFYRKGRYKFNLELDLEQMREKLGDDYVIVLRLHYLVAENLDLSGFESFVYDLSAHEDIRELYMIADMLITDYSSVFFDYANLNRPMIFFVYDIEDYRDNLRGFYFDFERKAPGPLVKTTDELLEVIEEIDQNGYQPSETTDAFRERFCYLEDGHATERVVNAVFRS
- a CDS encoding SLOG family protein, whose translation is MNILAVTGYKPMEMNIFKEDDPRISFVKQALQKRLVSLIENGLEWVLVSGQMGVELWTAEVVLELKEQYEVQLGVIPPFETFAERWPEPLQEKLQMITDQADFYKPLYKGAYVAPYQFRARDVWLADKSDGALILLDEDFPGSTRFFLEVAQNTENYPIQTITPADIDDAVEEMRMTDPDYWT
- the tagD gene encoding glycerol-3-phosphate cytidylyltransferase; this translates as MKKVITYGTFDLLHTGHINILRRAKAMGDYLIVALSTDEFNALKNKKAYHSYENRKIILESIRYVDEVIPEETWGQKAQDVQKHDIDLFVMGDDWKGEFDFLSAHCDVVYLPRTIGISTTKIKKDLNKVNNG
- a CDS encoding CDP-glycerol glycerophosphotransferase family protein, giving the protein MVREAAITAYLFFFRIVFSMLKLFPQQNKTVCVASFGDNIYYTASAIRDVSDERVVILKDSQCRYAFDASVADIVPFDIKHPFAYFLSIYHLATAKTVIVDNYFGFLAVTNFKPGTVCVQLWHAVGALKRFALMDPSISNRSKRAKQRFQNVYSRFDYVTAGSERMAQIFQKSFSLGDDAIIRTGVPRTDVFFDSNEQKNIIKVLRKMYPVIETKKVILYAPTFRDDELDNYKIQLNIKQMYEKLGDAYVLFVKNHPAVTYHLSQELDSFVYDVSDYYDANHILLITDILITDYSSIPCEFALLERPMIFYAYDLQEYKNTRGLLYQYQIDMPGPIAYTTEDIIRIVQESKFDKNEIKRFAEAWNRYSNGQSSFNVARFLNQTDLDQQMVK
- a CDS encoding LCP family protein, with product MTKHQNVRSARRNKLRRRRRRLWLILMPFLLAFIGVGVYAGSLWLKADSVFSDAVKDIDREKSDLRDEAVDPGKHNVSILIMGIDISEKRKNDGDPRSDSMMLATLNKEEKSVKLLSMPRDSYVYIPYKDIKTRINHAHAYGGPKAAMETVEHLLDVPVDYFVTLNFEAFIQVVEDVGGVTIDVPYEIWEQDSKDRKNAIHLMPGEQKLNGEEALAFARTRKYDNDIERGKRQQEVIKAVMKQSLSLGSVFKIDDMIESVGENMETNMEFSEMNKLLSYGLKGGGPDLETFTLHGHDSTGPGGMYLYQLDEEALGVVEQELKSHLEVE